One part of the Symphalangus syndactylus isolate Jambi chromosome 1, NHGRI_mSymSyn1-v2.1_pri, whole genome shotgun sequence genome encodes these proteins:
- the USP19 gene encoding ubiquitin carboxyl-terminal hydrolase 19 isoform X24, translated as MSGGASATGPRRGPPGLEDATSKKKQKDRANQESKDGDPRKETGSRYVAQAGLELLASGDPSASASRAAGITGSRHHTRLFFPSSSGSASTPREEQTKEELLLDWRQSAEEVIVKLRVGVGPLQLEDVDAAFTDTDCVVRFAGGQQWGGVFYAEIKSSCAKVQTRKGSLLHLTLPKKVPMLTWPSLLKKPLGTQELVPGLQCQENGQELSPIALEPGPEPHRAKQEARNQKRAQGRGEVGSGAGPGAQAGPSAKRAVHLCRGPEGEGSRDDPGPRGDAPPFVADPATQVEADEQLCIPPLNPQACLLGSEENLAPLAGEKAVPPGNDPVSPAMVRCRNPGKDDCAKEEMAVAADGATLVDGKEPESMVNLAFVKNDSYEKGPDSVVVHVYVKEICRDTSRVLFREQDFTLIFQTRDGNFLRLHPGCGPHTIFRWQVKLRNLIEPEQCTFCFTASRIDICLRKRQSQRWGGLEAPAARGAVGGAKVAVPTGPTPLDSTPPGGAPHPLTGQEEARAVEKDKSKARSEDTGLDNVAARTPMEHVTPKPETHLASPKPTCMVPPMPHSPVSGDSVEEEEEEEKKVCLPGFTGLVNLGNTCFMNSVIQSLSNTRELRDFFHDRSFEAEINYNNPLGTGGRLAIGFAVLLRALWKGTHHAFQPSKLKAIVASKASQFTGYAQHDAQEFMAFLLDGLHEDLNRIQNKPYTETVDSDGRPDEVVAEEAWQRHKMRNDSFIVDLFQGQYKSKLVCPVCAKVSITFDPFLYLPVPLPQKQKVLPVFYFAREPHSKPIKFLVSVSKENSTASEVLDSLSQSVHVKPENLRLAEVIKNRFHRVFLPSHSLDTVSPSDMLLCFELLSSELAKERVVVLEVQQRPQVPSVPISKCAACQRKQQSEDEKLKRCTRCYRVGYCNQLCQKTHWPDHKGLCRPENIGYPFLVSVPASRLTYARLAQLLEGYARYSVSVFQPPFQPGRMALESQSPGCTTLLSTGSLEVGDSERDPIQPPELQLVTPMAEGDTGLPRVWAAPDRGPVPSTSGISSEMLASGPIEVGSLSAGERVSRPEAAVPGYQHPSEAMNAHTPQFFIYKIDSSSREQRLEDKGDTPLELGDDCSLALVWRNNERLQEFVLVASKELECAEDPGSAGEAARAGHFTLDQCLNLFTRPEVLAPEEAWYCPQCKQHREASKQLLLWRLPNVLIVQLKRFSFRSFIWRDKINDLVEFPVRNLDLSKFCIGQKEEQLPSYDLYAVINHYGGMIGGHYTACARLPNDRSSQRSDVGWRLFDDSTVTTVDESQVVTRYAYVLFYRRRNSPVERPPRAGHSEHHRDLGPAAEAAASQASRIWQELEAEEEPVPEGPGPLGPWGPQDWVGPLPRGPTTPDEGCLRYFVLGTVAALVALVLNVFYPLVSQSRWR; from the exons ATGTCTGGTGGGGCCAGTGCCACAGGCCCAAGGAGAGGGCCCCCAGGACTGGAGGACGCCACTAGTAAGAAGAAGCAGAAGGATCGAGCAAACCAGGAGAGCAAGGATGGAGATCCTAGGAAAG agacagggtctcgatatgttgcccaggctggtcttgaacttctggcgtcaggtgatccttctgcctcagcctcccgtgcagctgggatcacaggctcacgccaccacacccggctattctTTCCTTCATCGTCAGGGTCAGCATCCACTCCTCGAGAGGAGCAGACCAAAGAGG AGTTGCTGCTCGATTGGAGGCAGAGTGCAGAAGAGGTGATTGTCAAGCTTCGTGTGGGAGTAGGTCCCCTGCAGCTGGAGGATGTAGATGCTGCTTTCACAGATACGGACTGTGTGGTACGGTTTGCAG GTGGTCAGCAGTGGGGTGGTGTCTTCTATGCTGAGATAAAAAGCTCTTGTGCTAAAGTGCAAACCCGCAAGGGCAGTCTCCTGCACCTGACACTGCCCAAAAAGGTGCCTATGCTCACGTGGCCCTCCCTCCTG AAGAAACCTCTAGGGACCCAGGAGCTGGTGCCGGGGCTGCAGTGCCAGGAGAATGGGCAGGAACTGTCTCCCATTGCCCTGGAGCCAGGCCCTGAGCCCCACCGGGCTAAGCAGGAGGCCCGGAACCAGAAGCGGGCCCAGGGCCGTGGTGAGGTAGGCTCAGGGGCTGGCCCCGGGGCCCAGGCAGGGCCCAGCGCCAAGAGGGCTGTGCATCTCTGCAGAGGGCCAGAGGGGGAAGGGTCCAGGGATGACCCTGGACCCCGGGGTGATGCCCCACCCTTCGTGGCTGACCCAGCCACCCAG GTTGAGGCTGATGAACAGCTTTGCATACCACCGCTGAACCCCCAAgcctgccttctgggctcagagGAGAATTTAGCCCCTTTGGCAGGAGAGAAAGCAGTGCCTCCCGGGAATGACCCAGTCTCTCCAGCCATGGTCCGGTGCAGAAACCCTGGGAAAGATGACTGTGCCAAGGAGGAGATGGCAGTGGCAGCAGATGGTGCAACCTTGGTGGATGGTaaag AGCCTGAGTCGATGGTGAACCTGGCATTTGTCAAGAATGACTCGTATGAGAAGGGCCCGGATTCAGTGGTGGTGCACGTGTACGTGAAGGAGATCTGCAGGGACACCTCAAGAGTACTTTTCCGTGAGCAGGACTTCACGCTCATCTTCCAGACCAG GGATGGAAACTTCCTGAGGCTGCACCCGGGCTGTGGGCCCCACACCATCTTCCGTTGGCAGGTGAAGCTCAG GAATCTGATTGAGCCAGAGCAGTGCACCTTCTGTTTCACGGCTTCTCGCATCGACATCTGCCTTCGTAAGAGGCAGAGTCAGCGCTGGGGGGGCCTGGAGGCCCCGGCTGCACGAG GTGCAGTGGGTGGTGCAAAGGTTGCCGTGCCGACAGGTCCAACCCCTCTGGATTCAACCCCACCAGGAGgtgctccccaccccctgacaggccagGAGGAGGCCCGGGCTGTGGAGAAGGATAAATCCAAGGCACGATCTGAGGACACAGGGCTAGACAATGTGGCAGCGCGCACACCCATGGAGCATGTAACCCCAAAGCCAGAGACACATCTGGCCTCG CCCAAGCCTACATGCATGGTGCCTCCCATGCCCCACAGCCCAGTTAGTGGAGACAgcgtggaggaggaggaagaggaagagaagaaggtgtGTCTGCCAGGCTTCACTGGCCTTGTCAATTTAGGCAACACCTGCTTCATGAACAGCGTCATTCAGTCTCTGTCCAACACTCGGGAACTCCGGGACTTCTTCCATG ACCGCTCCTTTGAGGCTGAGATCAACTACAACAACCCACTAGGGACTGGTGGGCGTCTGGCCATTGGCTTTGCAGTGCTGCTTCGGGCGCTGTGGAAGGGCACCCACCATGCCTTCCAGCCTTCCAAGTTGAAG GCCATTGTGGCGAGTAAGGCCAGCCAGTTCACAGGCTATGCACAGCATGATGCCCAGGAGTTCATGGCTTTCCTGCTGGATGGGCTGCACGAGGACCTGAATCGCATTCAGAACAAGCCCTACACAGAGACCGTGGATTCAGATGGGCGGCCCGATGAG GTGGTAGCTGAGGAAGCATGGCAGCGGCACAAGATGAGGAATGACTCTTTCATCGTGGACCTATTTCAGGGGCAGTACAAGTCAAAGCTGGTGTGCCCTGTGTGTGCCAAG GTCTCCATCACTTTTGACCCGTTTCTTTATCTGCCGGTGCCCTTGCCACAAAAGCAAAAGGTTCTCCCTGTCTTTTATTTTGCCCGAGAGCCCCACAGCAAGCCCATCAAG TTCCTGGTGAGCGTCAGCAAGGAGAACTCCACTGCAAGCGAAGTATTGGACTCCCTCTCTCAGAGCGTTCATGTGAAGCCTGAGAACCTGCGTTTGGCGGAG GTAATTAAGAATCGTTTCCATCGTGTGTTCCTACCCTCCCACTCACTGGACACTGTGTCCCCATCTGATATGCTCCTCTGCTTTGAGCTCCTATCCTCAGAGTTGGCTAAGGAGCGGGTAGTGGTGCTAGAGGTGCAACAG CGCCCCCAGGTGCCCAGCGTCCCCATCTCCAAGTGTGCAGCCTGCCAGCGGAAGCAACAGTCGGAGGATGAAAAGCTGAAGCGCTGTACCCGGTGCTACCGTGTGGGCTACTGCAACCA GCTCTGCCAGAAAACCCACTGGCCTGACCACAAGGGCCTCTGCCGACCTGAGAACATTGGCTACCCCTTCCTCGTCAGTGTACCTGCCTCACGCCTCACTTATGCCCGCCTTGCTCAGTTGCTAGAGGGCTATGCCCG GTACTCTGTGAGTGTATTCCAGCCACCCTTTCAGCCTGGCCGCATGGCCTTGGAGTCTCAGAGCCCTGGCTGCACCACACTGCTCTCCACTGGCTCCCTGGAGGTTGGGGACAGCGAGAGGGACCCCATTCAGCCACCTGAGCTCCAGCTCGTGACCCCTATGGCTGAGGGGGACACAGGGCTTCCCCGGGTGTGGGCAGCCCCTGACCGGGGTCCTGTGCCCAGCACCAGTGGAATTTCTTCTGAGATGCTGGCCAGTGGGCCCATTGAGGTTGGCTCCTTGTCTGCTGGTGAGAGGGTGTCCCGACCCGAAG CTGCTGTGCCTGGGTACCAGCATCCAAGTGAAGCTATGAATGCCCACACACCCcagttcttcatctataaaattgacTCATCCAGCCGAGAGCAGCGGCTAGAGGACAAAG GAGACACCCCACTGGAGCTGGGTGACGACTGTAGCCTGGCTCTCGTCTGGCGGAACAACGAGCGCTTGCAGGAGTTTGTGTTGGTAGCCTCCAAGGAGCTGGAATGTGCTGAGGATCCAGGCTCTGCCGGTGAGGCTGCCCGGGCCGGCCACTTCACCCTGGACCAGTGCCTCAACCTCTTCACACGGCCTGAGGTGCTGGCACCCGAGGAGGCCTG GTACTGCCCACAGTGCAAACAGCACCGTGAGGCCTCCAAGCAGCTGTTGCTATGGCGCCTGCCAAATGTTCTCATCGTGCAGCTCAAGCGCTTCTCCTTTCGTAGTTTTATCTGGCGTGATAAGATCAATGACTTGGTGGAGTTCCCTGTTAG GAACCTGGACCTGAGCAAGTTCTGCATTGGTCAGAAAGAGGAGCAGCTGCCCAGCTACGATCTATATGCTGTCATCAACCACTATGGAGGCATGATTGGTGGCCACTACACTGCCTGTGCACGCCTGCCCAATGATCGTAGCAGTCAGCGCAGTGACGTGG GCTGGCGCTTGTTTGATGACAGCACAGTGACAACGGTAGACGAGAGCCAGGTTGTGACGCGTTATGCCTATGTACTCTTCTACCGCCGGCGGAACTCTCCTGTGGAGAGGCCCCCCAGGGCAGGTCACTCTGAGCACCACCGAGACCTAGGCCCTGCAGCTGAGGCTGCTGCCAGCCAG
- the USP19 gene encoding ubiquitin carboxyl-terminal hydrolase 19 isoform X28, giving the protein MSGGASATGPRRGPPGLEDATSKKKQKDRANQESKDGDPRKETGSRYVAQAGLELLASGDPSASASRAAGITGSRHHTRLFFPSSSGSASTPREEQTKEELLLDWRQSAEEVIVKLRVGVGPLQLEDVDAAFTDTDCVVRFAGGQQWGGVFYAEIKSSCAKVQTRKGSLLHLTLPKKVPMLTWPSLLKPLGTQELVPGLQCQENGQELSPIALEPGPEPHRAKQEARNQKRAQGRGEVGSGAGPGAQAGPSAKRAVHLCRGPEGEGSRDDPGPRGDAPPFVADPATQVEADEQLCIPPLNPQACLLGSEENLAPLAGEKAVPPGNDPVSPAMVRCRNPGKDDCAKEEMAVAADGATLVDEPESMVNLAFVKNDSYEKGPDSVVVHVYVKEICRDTSRVLFREQDFTLIFQTRDGNFLRLHPGCGPHTIFRWQVKLRNLIEPEQCTFCFTASRIDICLRKRQSQRWGGLEAPAARGAVGGAKVAVPTGPTPLDSTPPGGAPHPLTGQEEARAVEKDKSKARSEDTGLDNVAARTPMEHVTPKPETHLASPKPTCMVPPMPHSPVSGDSVEEEEEEEKKVCLPGFTGLVNLGNTCFMNSVIQSLSNTRELRDFFHDRSFEAEINYNNPLGTGGRLAIGFAVLLRALWKGTHHAFQPSKLKAIVASKASQFTGYAQHDAQEFMAFLLDGLHEDLNRIQNKPYTETVDSDGRPDEVVAEEAWQRHKMRNDSFIVDLFQGQYKSKLVCPVCAKVSITFDPFLYLPVPLPQKQKVLPVFYFAREPHSKPIKFLVSVSKENSTASEVLDSLSQSVHVKPENLRLAEVIKNRFHRVFLPSHSLDTVSPSDMLLCFELLSSELAKERVVVLEVQQRPQVPSVPISKCAACQRKQQSEDEKLKRCTRCYRVGYCNQLCQKTHWPDHKGLCRPENIGYPFLVSVPASRLTYARLAQLLEGYARYSVSVFQPPFQPGRMALESQSPGCTTLLSTGSLEVGDSERDPIQPPELQLVTPMAEGDTGLPRVWAAPDRGPVPSTSGISSEMLASGPIEVGSLSAGERVSRPEAAVPGYQHPSEAMNAHTPQFFIYKIDSSSREQRLEDKGDTPLELGDDCSLALVWRNNERLQEFVLVASKELECAEDPGSAGEAARAGHFTLDQCLNLFTRPEVLAPEEAWYCPQCKQHREASKQLLLWRLPNVLIVQLKRFSFRSFIWRDKINDLVEFPVRNLDLSKFCIGQKEEQLPSYDLYAVINHYGGMIGGHYTACARLPNDRSSQRSDVGWRLFDDSTVTTVDESQVVTRYAYVLFYRRRNSPVERPPRAGHSEHHRDLGPAAEAAASQASRIWQELEAEEEPVPEGPGPLGPWGPQDWVGPLPRGPTTPDEGCLRYFVLGTVAALVALVLNVFYPLVSQSRWR; this is encoded by the exons ATGTCTGGTGGGGCCAGTGCCACAGGCCCAAGGAGAGGGCCCCCAGGACTGGAGGACGCCACTAGTAAGAAGAAGCAGAAGGATCGAGCAAACCAGGAGAGCAAGGATGGAGATCCTAGGAAAG agacagggtctcgatatgttgcccaggctggtcttgaacttctggcgtcaggtgatccttctgcctcagcctcccgtgcagctgggatcacaggctcacgccaccacacccggctattctTTCCTTCATCGTCAGGGTCAGCATCCACTCCTCGAGAGGAGCAGACCAAAGAGG AGTTGCTGCTCGATTGGAGGCAGAGTGCAGAAGAGGTGATTGTCAAGCTTCGTGTGGGAGTAGGTCCCCTGCAGCTGGAGGATGTAGATGCTGCTTTCACAGATACGGACTGTGTGGTACGGTTTGCAG GTGGTCAGCAGTGGGGTGGTGTCTTCTATGCTGAGATAAAAAGCTCTTGTGCTAAAGTGCAAACCCGCAAGGGCAGTCTCCTGCACCTGACACTGCCCAAAAAGGTGCCTATGCTCACGTGGCCCTCCCTCCTG AAACCTCTAGGGACCCAGGAGCTGGTGCCGGGGCTGCAGTGCCAGGAGAATGGGCAGGAACTGTCTCCCATTGCCCTGGAGCCAGGCCCTGAGCCCCACCGGGCTAAGCAGGAGGCCCGGAACCAGAAGCGGGCCCAGGGCCGTGGTGAGGTAGGCTCAGGGGCTGGCCCCGGGGCCCAGGCAGGGCCCAGCGCCAAGAGGGCTGTGCATCTCTGCAGAGGGCCAGAGGGGGAAGGGTCCAGGGATGACCCTGGACCCCGGGGTGATGCCCCACCCTTCGTGGCTGACCCAGCCACCCAG GTTGAGGCTGATGAACAGCTTTGCATACCACCGCTGAACCCCCAAgcctgccttctgggctcagagGAGAATTTAGCCCCTTTGGCAGGAGAGAAAGCAGTGCCTCCCGGGAATGACCCAGTCTCTCCAGCCATGGTCCGGTGCAGAAACCCTGGGAAAGATGACTGTGCCAAGGAGGAGATGGCAGTGGCAGCAGATGGTGCAACCTTGGTGGATG AGCCTGAGTCGATGGTGAACCTGGCATTTGTCAAGAATGACTCGTATGAGAAGGGCCCGGATTCAGTGGTGGTGCACGTGTACGTGAAGGAGATCTGCAGGGACACCTCAAGAGTACTTTTCCGTGAGCAGGACTTCACGCTCATCTTCCAGACCAG GGATGGAAACTTCCTGAGGCTGCACCCGGGCTGTGGGCCCCACACCATCTTCCGTTGGCAGGTGAAGCTCAG GAATCTGATTGAGCCAGAGCAGTGCACCTTCTGTTTCACGGCTTCTCGCATCGACATCTGCCTTCGTAAGAGGCAGAGTCAGCGCTGGGGGGGCCTGGAGGCCCCGGCTGCACGAG GTGCAGTGGGTGGTGCAAAGGTTGCCGTGCCGACAGGTCCAACCCCTCTGGATTCAACCCCACCAGGAGgtgctccccaccccctgacaggccagGAGGAGGCCCGGGCTGTGGAGAAGGATAAATCCAAGGCACGATCTGAGGACACAGGGCTAGACAATGTGGCAGCGCGCACACCCATGGAGCATGTAACCCCAAAGCCAGAGACACATCTGGCCTCG CCCAAGCCTACATGCATGGTGCCTCCCATGCCCCACAGCCCAGTTAGTGGAGACAgcgtggaggaggaggaagaggaagagaagaaggtgtGTCTGCCAGGCTTCACTGGCCTTGTCAATTTAGGCAACACCTGCTTCATGAACAGCGTCATTCAGTCTCTGTCCAACACTCGGGAACTCCGGGACTTCTTCCATG ACCGCTCCTTTGAGGCTGAGATCAACTACAACAACCCACTAGGGACTGGTGGGCGTCTGGCCATTGGCTTTGCAGTGCTGCTTCGGGCGCTGTGGAAGGGCACCCACCATGCCTTCCAGCCTTCCAAGTTGAAG GCCATTGTGGCGAGTAAGGCCAGCCAGTTCACAGGCTATGCACAGCATGATGCCCAGGAGTTCATGGCTTTCCTGCTGGATGGGCTGCACGAGGACCTGAATCGCATTCAGAACAAGCCCTACACAGAGACCGTGGATTCAGATGGGCGGCCCGATGAG GTGGTAGCTGAGGAAGCATGGCAGCGGCACAAGATGAGGAATGACTCTTTCATCGTGGACCTATTTCAGGGGCAGTACAAGTCAAAGCTGGTGTGCCCTGTGTGTGCCAAG GTCTCCATCACTTTTGACCCGTTTCTTTATCTGCCGGTGCCCTTGCCACAAAAGCAAAAGGTTCTCCCTGTCTTTTATTTTGCCCGAGAGCCCCACAGCAAGCCCATCAAG TTCCTGGTGAGCGTCAGCAAGGAGAACTCCACTGCAAGCGAAGTATTGGACTCCCTCTCTCAGAGCGTTCATGTGAAGCCTGAGAACCTGCGTTTGGCGGAG GTAATTAAGAATCGTTTCCATCGTGTGTTCCTACCCTCCCACTCACTGGACACTGTGTCCCCATCTGATATGCTCCTCTGCTTTGAGCTCCTATCCTCAGAGTTGGCTAAGGAGCGGGTAGTGGTGCTAGAGGTGCAACAG CGCCCCCAGGTGCCCAGCGTCCCCATCTCCAAGTGTGCAGCCTGCCAGCGGAAGCAACAGTCGGAGGATGAAAAGCTGAAGCGCTGTACCCGGTGCTACCGTGTGGGCTACTGCAACCA GCTCTGCCAGAAAACCCACTGGCCTGACCACAAGGGCCTCTGCCGACCTGAGAACATTGGCTACCCCTTCCTCGTCAGTGTACCTGCCTCACGCCTCACTTATGCCCGCCTTGCTCAGTTGCTAGAGGGCTATGCCCG GTACTCTGTGAGTGTATTCCAGCCACCCTTTCAGCCTGGCCGCATGGCCTTGGAGTCTCAGAGCCCTGGCTGCACCACACTGCTCTCCACTGGCTCCCTGGAGGTTGGGGACAGCGAGAGGGACCCCATTCAGCCACCTGAGCTCCAGCTCGTGACCCCTATGGCTGAGGGGGACACAGGGCTTCCCCGGGTGTGGGCAGCCCCTGACCGGGGTCCTGTGCCCAGCACCAGTGGAATTTCTTCTGAGATGCTGGCCAGTGGGCCCATTGAGGTTGGCTCCTTGTCTGCTGGTGAGAGGGTGTCCCGACCCGAAG CTGCTGTGCCTGGGTACCAGCATCCAAGTGAAGCTATGAATGCCCACACACCCcagttcttcatctataaaattgacTCATCCAGCCGAGAGCAGCGGCTAGAGGACAAAG GAGACACCCCACTGGAGCTGGGTGACGACTGTAGCCTGGCTCTCGTCTGGCGGAACAACGAGCGCTTGCAGGAGTTTGTGTTGGTAGCCTCCAAGGAGCTGGAATGTGCTGAGGATCCAGGCTCTGCCGGTGAGGCTGCCCGGGCCGGCCACTTCACCCTGGACCAGTGCCTCAACCTCTTCACACGGCCTGAGGTGCTGGCACCCGAGGAGGCCTG GTACTGCCCACAGTGCAAACAGCACCGTGAGGCCTCCAAGCAGCTGTTGCTATGGCGCCTGCCAAATGTTCTCATCGTGCAGCTCAAGCGCTTCTCCTTTCGTAGTTTTATCTGGCGTGATAAGATCAATGACTTGGTGGAGTTCCCTGTTAG GAACCTGGACCTGAGCAAGTTCTGCATTGGTCAGAAAGAGGAGCAGCTGCCCAGCTACGATCTATATGCTGTCATCAACCACTATGGAGGCATGATTGGTGGCCACTACACTGCCTGTGCACGCCTGCCCAATGATCGTAGCAGTCAGCGCAGTGACGTGG GCTGGCGCTTGTTTGATGACAGCACAGTGACAACGGTAGACGAGAGCCAGGTTGTGACGCGTTATGCCTATGTACTCTTCTACCGCCGGCGGAACTCTCCTGTGGAGAGGCCCCCCAGGGCAGGTCACTCTGAGCACCACCGAGACCTAGGCCCTGCAGCTGAGGCTGCTGCCAGCCAG